The proteins below come from a single Chitinophaga pinensis DSM 2588 genomic window:
- a CDS encoding lysophospholipid acyltransferase family protein: MKLLLKPLHVVYMIYAAIVFLVIMFLIIPPIFLASFLGRIKGGNIIFYFLRFWSYTWFPAVGIMVKRIYKHDKKDKTPYLYVVNHRSYLDAALAVQVMRLPFRPLGKIEMKRIPAFGYIYRQSVVMVDRSDAKARARSVREMISVIKEGVSILIFPEGTTNETDSLLQPFHNGAFRIAIETQTPIQPVLYLDNGKRLHAKGFNLNPGRCRVVYLPPVPVAGLTMEDLPALKQQVFNIMEQELKATV; encoded by the coding sequence ATGAAGTTATTGCTCAAGCCGTTACATGTGGTGTATATGATATACGCCGCTATCGTGTTCCTTGTTATCATGTTCCTTATTATCCCGCCAATCTTTCTGGCGTCATTCCTGGGAAGAATCAAGGGGGGAAATATCATATTCTATTTTCTGCGCTTCTGGTCATATACCTGGTTCCCGGCCGTGGGGATCATGGTAAAGCGGATCTATAAACATGACAAAAAGGACAAGACACCATACCTGTATGTTGTCAATCACCGTTCCTACCTGGACGCTGCACTCGCCGTGCAGGTGATGAGACTTCCTTTCCGTCCGCTGGGTAAGATCGAAATGAAACGTATTCCGGCTTTCGGTTACATCTACCGCCAGTCCGTCGTAATGGTAGACCGCTCTGATGCCAAGGCCCGTGCCCGCAGCGTTCGTGAAATGATCTCCGTTATCAAAGAAGGCGTTTCCATCCTGATCTTCCCCGAAGGTACCACCAACGAAACTGACTCACTTTTACAGCCATTCCATAATGGCGCATTCCGTATAGCCATCGAAACACAGACACCTATCCAGCCAGTCCTGTACCTGGATAATGGTAAACGCCTGCACGCCAAAGGGTTCAATCTGAATCCTGGTCGCTGTCGTGTGGTATACCTGCCGCCTGTTCCTGTCGCCGGACTGACAATGGAAGACCTGCCAGCCCTTAAACAGCAGGTATTTAACATTATGGAACAAGAATTGAAGGCTACTGTATAA
- a CDS encoding DUF4258 domain-containing protein has translation MKSKGKYIPMLLLTLLLWLAWQQQWWKGPQRQPRVTAHNNTSIATTDKRDKKITEKTPAGLNRHAPLKYTRHARCRMECRHVTEAEVVGILETGSVNNEKSNPQDEPCPTYALEGYSEEGQHLRVVFAPCEDTTSVVTCIDLDKDWSCSCN, from the coding sequence ATGAAATCTAAGGGTAAGTATATACCTATGTTGTTATTAACACTGTTGTTGTGGCTCGCCTGGCAACAACAATGGTGGAAAGGGCCGCAACGTCAACCACGCGTTACTGCACACAATAACACGAGTATCGCCACAACAGACAAGAGGGACAAGAAGATTACCGAAAAGACACCTGCAGGACTTAACCGTCATGCACCACTCAAGTACACCCGGCACGCCAGATGCCGTATGGAATGCCGTCATGTGACGGAAGCCGAAGTAGTTGGGATACTGGAAACCGGCAGTGTCAATAACGAAAAATCGAATCCCCAGGACGAACCATGTCCCACCTATGCACTTGAAGGCTATTCTGAAGAAGGCCAGCATCTCCGCGTAGTATTCGCACCTTGCGAAGACACCACCAGCGTAGTTACCTGTATCGACCTTGATAAGGATTGGTCCTGCAGCTGTAATTAG
- the mtaB gene encoding tRNA (N(6)-L-threonylcarbamoyladenosine(37)-C(2))-methylthiotransferase MtaB, which yields MTTGKKVAFHTLGCKLNFSETSSLSRLLEQDGFVKTDFEEQADVYVINTCSVTENADKECRHLVRRIQRRAPESMIVITGCYAQLKPKEIAEIEGVDLVLGAAEKFNIVDHLKTLTKGDSAKICSCDIEDVNTFHASYSVNDRTRTFLKVQDGCDYTCSFCTIPMARGKSRSDSVARVVEHAHSLAASGVKEIVLTGINLGDFGKGLEGGKKREETFFELIQELDKVEGIERYRISSIEPNLLSNEIIEFVANSKRFMPHFHIPLQSGSNDILGLMRRRYRRELYADKVALIKQFMPHCAIGVDVIVGFPSESDAHFQETYDFLHGLDISYLHVFTYSERANTSALDITPVVPVNIRNERNKMLRNLSHKKQQYFNEQHVGETRKVLFEKHGKDGMMEGYTDNYIKVTTPYRLEWTNQLIEWELK from the coding sequence ATGACAACAGGTAAAAAAGTAGCATTTCATACCCTCGGCTGTAAGCTGAACTTTTCAGAAACCTCCTCTCTGAGCAGGCTGCTGGAACAGGATGGTTTTGTGAAAACAGATTTCGAGGAGCAGGCGGATGTGTATGTGATCAATACCTGCTCTGTTACCGAAAACGCTGATAAGGAGTGCCGTCACCTGGTACGCCGTATCCAGCGGAGAGCGCCGGAGAGCATGATAGTGATCACCGGCTGTTATGCACAGCTGAAACCAAAAGAGATCGCTGAGATCGAAGGCGTTGATCTCGTACTGGGGGCCGCAGAGAAGTTCAATATCGTGGACCATCTGAAAACCCTCACCAAAGGCGACAGTGCGAAGATCTGCTCCTGCGACATCGAAGACGTCAATACTTTCCATGCCTCCTATTCGGTAAACGACCGTACCCGCACCTTCCTGAAGGTACAGGACGGCTGTGACTATACCTGCTCCTTCTGCACCATCCCGATGGCCAGAGGTAAAAGCCGTAGTGACAGTGTTGCCCGCGTAGTAGAACATGCGCATTCCCTGGCGGCTTCCGGTGTAAAAGAGATCGTTCTGACAGGTATCAACCTCGGCGATTTCGGGAAAGGCCTGGAAGGCGGTAAGAAAAGAGAAGAAACTTTCTTTGAACTGATACAGGAACTGGACAAAGTGGAAGGCATCGAGCGTTACCGCATCTCCTCCATCGAACCCAACCTGCTGAGTAATGAGATTATCGAATTTGTGGCCAACAGCAAACGCTTCATGCCGCATTTCCATATTCCTTTACAGAGCGGCAGTAATGATATACTGGGACTGATGCGCCGTCGTTACCGTCGTGAACTGTATGCTGATAAAGTAGCGCTGATCAAACAGTTTATGCCACATTGCGCCATCGGCGTGGATGTTATCGTTGGCTTCCCGTCCGAATCAGACGCGCATTTCCAGGAAACATACGACTTCCTGCACGGACTGGATATTTCCTACCTGCACGTATTCACTTATTCAGAAAGAGCCAATACCAGTGCACTGGACATCACCCCGGTGGTGCCTGTCAACATCCGTAACGAGCGCAATAAAATGTTACGTAACCTGAGCCATAAGAAACAACAGTACTTCAACGAACAGCATGTAGGTGAAACCAGGAAGGTATTGTTTGAAAAACATGGTAAGGACGGTATGATGGAAGGCTACACCGACAACTATATTAAAGTCACTACGCCTTATCGCCTGGAATGGACCAATCAGCTGATTGAATGGGAACTGAAGTAA
- a CDS encoding methylenetetrahydrofolate reductase, producing the protein MGHTLADKIKSGHSRLVFYSLTPPKITTNQDRIAEIAQAQAERISALDIDALILYDIQDETTRTEQERTFAFIPTVLPEQYSRDYFHQLKVPRIIYKSIANLNDAQFKQWLTDNGDIQHSVFVGASSQQQIEQTNFSLSDAYALRQQHAPELLIGGVTIPERHAKKGDEHVRLSNKMEQGCSFFVSQCVYNVNDTKDVLADYYYHSREISQTPAPIVFTLAPCGSLKTLQFMEWLGIKVPKWLYNDLKHSKDILQASIDTCLHVASELLEYADKKNMSIGFNIESISIKKDEISASIDLLDQVLKLSKQSLKMAPERASGKVVEAVRMPHY; encoded by the coding sequence ATGGGCCATACGCTTGCTGATAAAATTAAATCGGGACATTCAAGACTTGTTTTTTACAGCCTTACGCCCCCAAAAATAACTACCAACCAGGATAGAATAGCTGAAATCGCACAGGCACAAGCTGAACGTATCAGCGCGCTTGATATCGATGCACTGATCCTCTATGATATCCAGGACGAAACCACCAGGACTGAACAGGAAAGAACATTCGCTTTTATTCCGACTGTACTGCCGGAGCAATACAGCAGGGATTATTTTCATCAGCTGAAAGTTCCCCGTATCATCTATAAAAGCATTGCCAATCTGAATGATGCGCAGTTTAAGCAATGGTTAACTGACAATGGCGACATACAGCACTCCGTGTTTGTAGGCGCTTCTTCCCAGCAACAGATCGAACAAACCAACTTCTCCCTGTCAGATGCTTATGCCCTCAGACAACAACATGCACCTGAGCTGCTGATCGGTGGTGTGACCATCCCGGAACGCCATGCGAAAAAAGGAGATGAACATGTCCGGCTTTCCAATAAGATGGAACAAGGTTGCAGCTTCTTTGTATCACAGTGCGTGTATAACGTGAATGATACCAAAGACGTGTTGGCAGATTATTACTATCACTCCCGTGAAATCAGTCAGACGCCTGCACCGATTGTCTTTACGCTGGCTCCCTGTGGTTCACTGAAGACATTACAGTTCATGGAATGGCTGGGTATCAAAGTACCGAAGTGGCTGTACAATGACCTGAAACATTCTAAAGACATCTTACAGGCATCTATAGACACCTGCCTCCATGTAGCTTCAGAATTGCTGGAATATGCAGACAAAAAGAACATGTCTATCGGCTTCAATATCGAAAGTATTTCTATCAAAAAAGACGAAATCAGCGCTTCTATCGATCTGTTGGACCAGGTACTCAAATTAAGTAAACAGTCCTTAAAAATGGCGCCGGAAAGGGCATCAGGAAAGGTGGTGGAAGCAGTAAGGATGCCACACTATTAA